From the genome of Solibacillus sp. FSL H8-0538:
TCAAGTGAAACATTGTACGTCAATGCAATCCGATATAAGTTATCTCCTGCGGCAACCGTATGCATTTTGGGTTCTAGTGGAACATTCACGGTGTCTGTCGGTTCTGGTTGACCATTTGCAGTATCTGTCTGCTCTGGTTGCTCCTTCACAGTGACTGTCCGATCCGAATTATCCCTTGAATTACTATCCCTTTTCCAAGAACTATCCCTATCAGCAGAATCATATGGTGAATCTAGATTATTTGTGGAAATAGGAAAAACTGTAGATGCATAGGTTATTGAATACGTTGAGAATACGAGAAATGTAGTGACTAAAAACAACTTAATTTTCAACATAATATACCTCCAATGTATTTTTTTGTAATTTACCATCCAGTAATACCCAAATAATCTAAAAACCAAACACTATTATTTAGAAAAACACAACTCACTCAAAAGAGGGCAAGTTAATGTCTTACTTATGTGGGTGAAAAAGTTACCTTTTCTAATCTACATAAAAAAAGAAACCACCCTCCAAAACAGCTAAAATCTGTTTTGGAAAATAGTTTCTTAATGGCATATTCTAATTTTACAAAGACTCATAATTAGCCTAGCTAAATTACACTTACCTAGTCCTGTTTCATATAGCAATCCTTACTTTTAGCCTTTAACCTGACCAAGCTCCATTAATTTTTGACCAATTTCATGAATACCTGAATATGCGTCACTCATTTCATGCATGCTAGCCGTATATTCCTCTGTAAACGCAGCAATCTGAGTTGTAGACCCATTAATATAAGTAATTGATTCTTTTATTTTTTCAAGCTGTTTTGCGATATTATCTGCACTCTCAGTACTGCTTTGGGCCATCTTCTGAATTTCATTTGCAACTACTGCAAATCCACGTCCATGCTCACCTGAACGAGCCGCCTCAATGGATGCGTTTAATCCGAGAATTTTTGACTTCAGAGCTATATCCCTAACTACATTAACAATCGAATTAATTTGTTGGATATCGTTACTCATCGAATCGGAAAATCTTGCTAACTCTTCCAAACGCTTCGACACATCCGTACTAGCCACTGTTAATTCTTCAGTAGTTGCCGTCATTTCTTCAACAGAACTAGACAGTTCCGTTGCTACTCTTCGCATATTGTTTGTTTTTTCGTTTGAAATAACGCCTGTTACAACACCAACTAGTTTACCTTCGTCATAAATTGGTAGCGAAGATGCAATATAAGCAAATCCAAAAAGCTCGGGTCCTCTCTCTTCTCTTAAAAACTTACCGCTTCTAAGTGCTCTAATACTAGTAGTTTTACTATGTTTTTCAACAGTTTCGCCTATCTTAATTTTCAGATCTACTACTTTACCTCGTTTATACGCAACTACGCGTTCTGTATCGAAAATTAGAATACAAGCGTCCTCAGGGTACGTCGCTTGGTAAAATTCAATTGAATCAATTACAGCCTTTAGTTTAGTATTCATCGTATCCCCCATCCCCAAATTTATATCTATGTACTTGTATATTAATTATAGCCGAATTAATTTTTAATGCCTGTTTTTTATGAAATAAACAATTTTTTCTAAAAAAACACGAATATCCATCATATAAATCACTATTTTTTCTACATTTCATACTCATTAGACGAAGTATCTATATTCAATATGCATTAGTTTTTGTTGCCGAACTAATTAGAAAAGGATGTTCCATTATTAATCTGGAACATCCTCCTTTTGCGTTATTAAGAGTTAGATACGTGAAGTCAAGATATTTCATCTTTCCACCTCGTATGATTACTTTACTGAAACCAATTCAGAAATAACAACCCCCTGCTCGCCAACTTCTTTAAACGCACGGTGATCAATAGCACCGGCAACAGTTTCAAAAGGAATAAAACGACGAATGCCTGATGTAACGAATTTTTTAGCTAACAACACAGCATCCTGCACAGTTAAACCTTGTGCTAATCCAGCCGTAATTGCAGCAGAGTAAGAACAACCTGCACCATTTGTATGCGTCGTTTCGATACGCGGTGCTTCCAGTTGGATCATCCGATGACCATCATAAAGAATATCAATAGCAGGCCCATCTAGTCTTCCTCCTTTGACAAGCACATACTCTGGCCCGAGCTCATGTAAGTCATGTGCAGCATCTTGTAAGTCCGATAAAGTTGTTATCTCTCTACCTTCAAGTAAATACGTTGCTTCTGGCATATTGGGGGTAATAATTTTCGCTTGTGGCAACAGTTTCGTTTTCATCGCATCCATTGCCCCCTGTTCCATAAGAGCGGGTCCCACTTTCCCGAACATAACTGGATCGACGACGATATTTTTAACAGAAGTTGTTGGGAGCCAGTTTGCGACAAGCTCGATAATGTCCTTCGTAAATAACATACCTGTTTTTAGTGCATCAATATCAACTTGTTCGTTAATCGTATATAGTTGTGCCTCAATAACTTCAATGGGTTGTGTAAAGATGCCTTGTTTGGTTGTTGGATGCGTTGCAACAAACGCTGTAATGGCAGATGTTCCGTATACACCTAACTCTTGAAATGTTTTTAAATCGGCTTGAATACCTGCTCCACCGCGTGCAGCAGAACCTGCAATTGTACATGCTTTTGAAATACTCATATTCATTCAATTCTCCTTCTTTTTGAGGAGCTATCGCTTTAGCCCACGACCGCAATGTAACGAACAATGAAAATATTCGCTAATTTACCCATAATGTATGCCCAAGAGGTACTTCAAACGATAGCCATATATAGTAGAAGATTACACAACTCAGCCACAACATCAAAGTACCTATGCTTCATTTTTCACCTTGTTGAATCGAACTTTTTCTTCAGTGTTGTATGTGTTGTTCAAAAGGTGCTCCCTAAATTTCTAAATACTTCGTAAATTTATATCATGTTATTGGACCGTTTAAAATAGCCAAATCAACAAAATTATTAAAGGTCAGTTTTTATCGCTTCAATGCCTACAGCTTTATCTACTTATTCACTAAAGTAAGAGGTCTAAATTGAAGAAAGTACTTAAAGACAAAGGTAGATCAGTCAGCTTCCTACCTAAAAAATTGATTATTTTAATTCAAAAAAAGCACCACAAATCCGCTATGATTACGGGTTTGTGGCGCTCTATTTATTTATTTTTGCTCCTACTTATTCTTCACTAATAGACAATACTAGTGCCATTATTTTAGAGAATTGCGCGCGTGTCAGGTTACCTTTAGGATTGAATTTCCCACCATCCCCCCCAATAAGCCCTAATTGTTGCAAGAAGCCAATTGGTTTTACTGTGTCCTCTTGCATTTGCCCCTGATCTACAAATGTATTATTCATGCCAATTAACTTTGCATCATAGCCTTTTGCGACCAATAAACTTGCCGTTACATAGGCCATCTCCTCACGTGTCACAGGTTTATTTGGCTCGAAGGTATCGCCTTTAAAAATACCGATTAACCCATACTCTTGCAAAATCGCTACTTCTTTCGCACCCCAAAAGTTGTGAAGGTCGGTATATGTTGCTGGTCCTTCATAATCTGCATCGACATCTAAACCCGTTGTGCGGAAAATCATCGCCGCTAATTGACCACGTGTTACTTGACCATTTGGATTAAATGTTGTTTCAGATGTACCATTAATAATTCCTACTTGATAAAGTAATTGGACATAGCTTTCTGCCCAATGTCCAATTGTATCCGTGAAATACCCACCCGCTTTTAAATCGAAATCTACACGATTGATTACCTTAAAAAATTCATCAAGGTCTTGGCCACTTAACGCTTCCCATTTACCTGAAGCATAGATTTCTGCTTTAAAAGCTTGTCCAGCTTGGATAAATTTCAATTGAATGGCTTCCCCAAAAAGTTTATTAAACTCTTCATAGCTCTTCCGAAATTCATCTTCACCTTCCGTATAAAGGTTCGTGCCATCCTCGTACGATTGTAAAATTGTTTTTAACGGTATCTTTACCACAAAGCTATTTTGGCTTTTATTTGGAATTAATGTCATTCCGGCTTCCAAAAATTCTAACTTGGAGATTATGAACATTTTGTATAGGTCTTGATACGATATGCCTTGTACCTGAATCGTGTTCGTTGCAGCAAACAATTGCTTTTCATGGACAATACTAGAAACCTCGATATGTCCTTGTGCCTGTACTTGAAAACCAAACCCTGTTGTTAAGTAAGCAATACTTAATGCGCCTGCTAAAACTGACTTACGCAATTAACATTTCCCCTTCCTCTGTTTAGAGCTAGTGTACTTACTGGGCGCTTTCAACATGTTTCAAAACACAATTAATAAATGTATTCACCTTAATGGCATTTAACTCTAGCAATTGACCTTTAAATAAAATGAGGTAAAACATCCTTATACTAACATTCAGCAATTTAGCGTTATTACCTTCCGAACAAATTACCCCTTTTTAAAAGCATACTAAAGTATTAATAACGGCTACTGTTTTAGGAGTTAAATCCCATTAAACAGCAAAAACCCTTTGATCCATTTAGGAATCAAAGGGTTTTGTATATATGGAGAACGGCTCGAGTCAGACTCGCTGCTAGAAACTCCAAACCAACGCTTTTATTAGCATTTTTCTACTTTTACTTTAGTTTCTAGGAATTAATAATAACTTCCTTACCTTCTTTACGATTTTTAGCGTATTCAGCTGTAGCTGTGAAAAGTACGTCAGAAGATGAATTAAGTGCCGTTTCACAAGAATCCTGAATAACACCAATGATAAGACCAACCCCGACAACTTGCATAGCAATCTCATTTGGAATTCCAAATAAGTTACATGCTAGAGGAATCAGTAAAAGAGATCCACCGGCAACACCTGAAGCACCTGCAGCTGATACAGCGGCTAAAATACTCAGCATCAGGGCAGTTGCCATATCTACTTCAATCCCTAACGTGTGAACAGTGGCAAGTGTCAAAACAGCAATTGTCACCGCTGCCCCCGCCATATTGATTGTCGCACCGAGTGGGATCGATACCGAATACGTATCTTCATCTAAGTCTAGTTTTTCACATAAACTCATGTTCACTGGAATATTTGCAGCGGAGCTACGCGTAAAGAAGGCTGTAATACCACTCTCTTTTAAGCATTTAAGTACAAGTGGATATGGATTTTTCCGAATATAGATAAATACGATAATTGGATTCACGACAAACGCGATAAACAACATACATCCAACTAAAATTACAATTAATTTTCCGTATTCAAGTAATGTTGACAAGCCATTTGTTGCAATGGCATCAAAAACAAGACCCATGATACCAATAGGTGCTATATTAATTACCCATTTCACTACTTGAGAAACTGCATCTGAAAAATTATCGAGCGTGTTTTTCGTAGACTCACTCGCATTTTTCAATGCAATACCCAGAACGATCGCCCATGTTAGAATCCCAATATAATTGGCATTTAATAGCGCATCTACCGGATTATCCACAATGTTAAATAATAATGTTTCAATGACAGCAAGAATTCCTTCAGGAGGCGTAACACCTTCTGCTCCTGTAGTCAGTGTTAACGTTATAGGAAAAATAAAGCTAGCAACAACTGCTATTAATCCTGCTAAAAATGTACTTATAGCATAAAGAATAATAATAGATTTCATATTCGTTTGATGGCCACTTCTATGTTTAGCAATGGCATTCATAACTAAGAATAATACCAAGATTGGTGCAACCGCCTTTAATGCACCGACAAATAATGAACCGAAAATTGTGATCCCGCTTGCGGCATTCGGCATAGTTAAAGCCAAGATTGTCCCGACAATCAGACCAACAAGAATCCTTTTTACTAAACTCACATTGTTCCATTTAAGAATTAAATGTTTCATTTGTTTCCCTCCAAAATTTTTTGAAACTAGTAAAATAAAAGAGAGTACAGCCGATTCTCATCGATGAGAAAGTATGCACTCTTTTCATTTCGAAATAGTCTGATATTATACAATCTTAACATTATATTTAGAATAATAAAACAATTTTATTACTTTTACATATTTTTTTGATTTCTTTAAGAGAGTCTGAAGAGGGTTAGACTCTTTAATTTACATAATGGTACACGTAAGGAAAATGTGAACCGTGGCGTTGTTGCACAAGCATTATCACCTATTATTTCATTTAACCAATCTCTTGAAATAGTAACTATGAATTTCACAACTATTTAGGTGAAGGTGCACCGATTAATTTGAATGAATTATATTTTAAAGCGACGAACCAGCTCATTAAGCGAATCGGAAATGGTCGTTAATGTTTGCGCAACCGTTTGAATTTCTTCCATGGATGCTAGCTGTTCTTCTGTTGCAGCCGCCACTTCATGTGTGCTTTCAGAATTTTCCTTAAATAGTGAGGAAACCATTTCATACTTTTGTGTAACCATCGTGAAGTCAGCTGTTAGTTGTTCTGTTGCAGCAGCTATTTCTTGCACTTTTCCGGATACATGCGAGATGGATTGTATAATTTCATTAAATTGAACTGATGTAGCGGATGTTAATTGGACCCCACTACCGACATTTATTTTAACCTTTTTTATTGTTTGAACGGTTTCATTTGTTGTCTCTTGAATACGAGTGATTAGTGCTCTAATTTCATTTGTGGATCCACTTGATTGTTCAGCTAATTTACGTACCTCTTCTGCAACAACGGCAAATCCTTTTCCATGCTCTCCTGCTCTTGCAGCTTCAATTGCTGCATTTAAAGCGAGAAGATTTGTCTGGTTTGCTATTTCATTAATAAATGTAGTTATTTCACCAATTTTCACAGCATCCTCTGCAAGTGAATTGATATTTTTATCTGTTTCATCTACGGATTGATGAATTACCTCCATTGAAGAAACCATTTTCTCTACAGATTTTTCGCCATTATCCGCTTGTATGCTAACTTCATTCGTATACTCTGAAACTTCCGCTGTATAGAGTGTCATGCTTTCCAACCTTTGTAATGATTGCACTATTGCAATAGTGCTTTCACCCAAAATGTTAGATTGATTATCCATACTAATGGAGACATCATGTATACTTTCTGCAATTTGATTGGAGGTTAGTTTGGATTGTTCCGCACTCGCTGAAAATTCTTCCGAGGACGCTGCAACTCTTTCAGATGAAGAGCTAATTTGTGTAATCATCTTTCTTAATGAAGAAATAAACTGGTTAAACGAAGTTGCTACTTCCCCTAACTCGTCCTTGTTTTTTACATGGATCGTTTTCGTTAAGTCCCCGTTACCCTGAGCGATCTCATTCATCTGATCTTTCAATTGGCGTAAAGGTATTAAGATGGATTGTAAAAGTAATACGCCTAAAATGATTCCAGATCCTGTTGCTGCTGCAGAAACTGCCATCAATATTACTTGACTTAATTTAGATTGCGATTTCAAACTTGCGCTTGCTTCTTTTATTTTTTTATCTAATTGCTCCGTGTAACTTTCAAACGAAGGATCGAGTACCTCCTTACGAATTCTACGTTCTTCCCCAAAATGAATTTCTTCTGATTTCTTAGGATTGATTGTACTATTTTGAATAACTAACTGACTTTGATTCCAATATTCTTCGTAGTTTTTCTTCATCTCATTAATCATCTTTTGCTCTGAAGAAATAATTGTTAAGTCGCTTAATTTATCAAATTCATTTATTATATCTTTTGATTTTTCTTCCATTTGCCTCGAAAATGATTGATCATTTGTTAATAGTAGTGCCCGCTCATCATTAGAAAGTCCAGCAAGTCGATATTGAATTTGCTTAGTGATCGTTTTTATTTCCATCAGTTTATTTAATTCCTCATCTTTTGAGACAATCTTAGATACAGACCATGTACTAAATCCACCAATAGCCATGATTGATACTACCAAAATTGAGGTAACAAGAATAAGTCTTGTTTTAATACGCATACAGATCCTCCATCTATTTCATTAAATTTTTTCTACTAGCTAAACTAAGTGTAGTGGTTTCATTAAATTCATCATTAGGCTCGTACTCAATAGGGCAATGAAAAAGTTGATTTCTACTGAAAATTCTAATAAGTATATGCTAAATAGTGATAGGTCATTGGTGCTCTGGCACTCGCTTTCCGCGGGCGGTGGCGAGCCTCCTCGGGCCAACACGATGTTGGTCACAAAGGCGTTGCCACAGGACGTGGCGTTCTTAGCCTTCGTTCCTAAAAGCTCCTGCGGGGTCTCACCTGTACCGCTATTCCCGCAGGAGTCTCGCGCCGCCGCACCAATGCTTTCTGAATAAAATAAAGCAGAAGCATAAAATTACTATGAAAAAATACTGTTTCGGGGTTTTTCAGTACCCTCGCACTCAATAGCCGCTTTTTGCATTCGAAAGATAGAAACAAAATGCGAAACTATACAAAAGGTCATTTATCCAAAAAAATTCTTAAGCAAAGTTAGCACGCCTTATTGACTATTACTATTTTAATCACTACATATTTTGTACTAGACATTTTTTTATATTAACAAAATATTCAAGTTCAATCAAATTTATAAAAAAATCCCATTTTAACAGTTGTATCTTTATATTTTTGGTAAGGTTTTCTTGCTAAACATTCTATTAATTAAATTAAAAAAGGTAGTTTCCTACATTCCGATAATGTTTGGATGGCTGGCATTGATTGATTGGGAGAAACATATATTTAGGGAAAATTGTTATACTGCAAGAAAACAGGCTAATTGAGAGAAGCATTTATGCAGTCAGCTATTGAAGAAAAAAATCGAGCAGTTTGGCTTTTATCACATTTTCTAATCTATAAACAAGAAAAATTGAGTGACTCTACGCTTATGAGTCACCCAATAGTTGAAGAATCCATTCTTTCAGATCAACAAGTCGATTAGATTGAGGAGATTTATTCGTTCCTACAATAATAAGCGGCACAACCGAATCAACTTTATGGAGAGATCCATGCGCTCCCCCTCCAGCATGATCATGACTATGTTTTTCAATGAACTCATATGATGGTTTTGCATCCACTATGATCACATTCCCTTCTTGTGAATGAAGCGCACCATTTAGTCTTGCGAGGGCATCCGGATAATTATTATAGTGAATAACTCCTTGCTCATTAATTTTTAAATCTAAAAGAGATAAATCACCGTCTAATTGCCAAGATTGATTGTAAATATCGACATATGACCCGTTTGGTGAAAACGTCAATTCTTCATCGCTTTGTGTACTGACTACATGGTTGGTTTGTTCGTCTTTCCAAGCAATAAAACCAATTCGTTCATCTTCTTTTAGAATGGTAACAAGCTCTGATAACTTTACCTGATTATATTTCACATAAATGTAGGCCATTCGCTCATTAATCGCAATTGCTAGTTGACCATCTTCATTTTCGCGCTCCCAAAAAGTATAGTTCGGCAATAGTTCATTTAAATTAATTAAAGAAGTTTCTTTATCTTTATTTATGAACGATTGACCACTATCACCAAGCACAATCCATGTTACCTCTTGAACGGCTTCCTCCCAGGATGAATAGCTATTTAAAAGTTCTTGAAGTGCTTTATCGGCTTTCTCAATGCCCTTTAAATCAGTGGGGCCATTTTTGTGTATTGTTGCATCGGCATCGGGAAGATATGCGAGTGTAAATGAAGGTAGTTTATTTTGTTCGATTAAATAGCTCAGCTCATTTACAGTAAAATTATTATTGCCACCCAAACGATCCCAAATAAATTTATTACGGTCATTCTCTGGATTGTACTGAGATAAAGTGCCCAGAGAAAGCAATGTTGGTCCGTTCATCTCAATCTCTTTTGGCAAAAGATTGGCGATTGAAATTAGTTTGGGAACATGTAACTTGTGCGGATGACTTCCACGATAGATAAGACCATTAATGGAAGCAGATTGTAGATTCCGTATTGCAAGTTCTTCATGAATCGTTTTAATGTTTTGACTTAAATGCTCTTTATTGAGTTGAACAACACTATCAAGAGCTACGTTTTTAACCCCAAGATTCCATATTTCACTAACACCACTCCCATAGCTAATTACTCGATTTTCGTTTTCATGAAACCAAATAAGACCCGGAACTTTATGCTCGTTTGGATAAACGCCTGTTAGTATAGTACTATCTATCGTTACAGACATTGTCGGATACGAGCTCACTACATCGGTGTACAATTGGCCGTTATTGATCAAAAACGAGAAAGCAGGTGCTTTTCCCTCTCCAATCGCTTTTTGTAGAGGCTCCGCCATCAGCGAATCCACGGTAATTAGAATTATAGGTTTCTTAGGTGGTTCAACCGCTATATCTTCTAACTCCTTTGTCTGTGACATTGAAATTCCGAGTACAAGTCCTACACAAACCACAATGAATAAAATAAAAACAGTAAGTATTGTTCGTTTCAATAAAGTCACCTTTTTCTTTTAAGTAGAATTAGTATGGTGATTATTAAGGAATACATGCCCATAGAAAAAACCTCTTTTTAGGCTATAAAAAGAGGTTTTCCATGTATCAATATTAAAATTTTGTTTGTAATTTTGGCTCTACACCAAAATCTGAACTTGACAGAACTTTCCACTTCAGGCAGGCGCTTTCTTTTAAAGTAAAGGACATGTTTTGGTAAAGACCCTTCATTTTTAAGAGTTACCTTATGAACCCAACTTCACGAAAAGCATACTGAATTGAGCATCGTCTTTTTGATGCGCTTTACACATCGCTGTTATTACAGTGTCTTTTGGGAATTTTACGCCTATTTGTTGCTGCGTGAAACTTTCAGTAGTGATCGATTGACTGCGGTTCAAAATAATTCATTCAAAAAATTGGCTACACTTTATAAATCATGAAAAATGCGATATGGCGGATTTTATATACAACATAATTATTAATAAGTGCAAAACTGAATAAAACGTTGGTGCATGTGCGTTATTTTAAAAGAACTGACACTTATTTATTTTTAAGTTGTATCGCGATTGTGACAAATGAAGGTTTTAGCGATAAATTTTTTGGGGGGAAATATTTTTATTAACAAATTTGCTGCCATTATTTTTAGGTCGTTGAGTAATTTTTATATAAATGCGCCAGGTACAGACACAATATATTGTGTGAGTGCCTGGCACAAACCTTAAAGGACTCCAACCACATGAAAAAAGAGAATGAATTCATTATGAAATCATCCCCTCAAAGTTTGAAATTACTTATACTGATATTACTCATCAATGACTCGCTAAACGTTTTTCAAAATCCGCCTTAAACAACAGAATAGCATCAATATTTACAGCAAAATCGTGGTCACTGATATTAAAATTAGTTATAAACTCGTCAGATCTCTCACGAACCATAATTGTCGGACGGATATTGTCTCCAATGGCGTCCTGAGTTACAGTACTTCCATAGAAATACCAGTTAGTTTCAGTAGGCGCATTTGCTGCATTCTTAGATAAGTCATTTTTTATTATTTCGCATAAATTATCCATAAAACCTTCATTAAGCATAATGTTTTTTCCATACTCACCATCAACAGTTATATCAGCATATCCATACCAAATATTCCTGCTTTTTCGCTTTCCGTCATTTGAAGTGAATGTTTCATCAAACAAAATCTTCATTTTCATTACCCTCCTTTGAAATATAATTTATTCACACTATTATATACCAATTACAAATTTTAAAATAGCTTGTGTGAGTGCCTGGCACAAACCGCGAGTTACTAAAATAATGATTTCATTTAACGCGAAAGCCCCCTGATTCTATTGCGAATCAAGGGGCTTTTACTATGTCTAACTATTACTTTTGATCTTCAATCGCATGTACTAGTTTTTCAAAAAGCTTCGTATCTGCTACGTCTTCATCCGTGATTTCATGAATAATTTCACCAGCTGCAACATCCACTAATAAAACACTCTGTCCGTCTTTAATAAATTCGTCCGCCTCTACTTCACCTTCATAAAATTGATACCCTGCAAGGACAACATCTGCGCCCGATTCTTCATCTTTGAACATATATAGCATTGTGCTATTTCCATAAACGTCTTCTAATAACGTTTGTAACTCAGCTGACCCTTGAGACCATTTCATTTCGCCTGCGATCGTTGCCACTAGCATTGATTCGATAAACTCATCACTCGTATTATTCATTCTTGCCTCCATGTATAAGCCACATTTTTCTTGTGACTGATTTTCTATAGCATATCGCTTAGTTTGTTCTAGTGCTAGTAAAAAGGCTAGCGATCCGACGAAAGGTTTTCCATTAGCTTGTCAATCTTAGGTCTTAGACAAAATCATTCTAAGGAACCATGGGAATAATTTTCCTACATTTCACAATAAATGTGCAACTGAACCGATGGAAAGGGGAGGACATAGGTCAGATTAGATTATGTAATTTTTTCGATATCAGTATAAGTATGGATTCTAATTTTTCATTAGTAGCAATAGTTTTTTTGGTGTGTAATTTTTAACTTTTAAGAGGAGGCTTTTTATGTCGGTATTTACAAAGTGGGCATTTGGAAACAAAGCTGCTGTCGCCGTATTGACCACTTTAATATTTATTATTGGTGTAGTCAGTTATTTTAGACTGCCTATGGAATTTTTACCTTCTGCAGATAACCCGCAAGTTACCATTATTTCCATGGGCCAAGGAACTGATTCCAAAACAATGGAATTAGAAGTAACCATTCCGATTGAAAGAGCCGTTATTGGATTGAACGGAAAAACATCCGTCTATTCAACCACTGGAGACGGATTTTCAAAAGTGGATCTATTCTTCGAAGCAGGATATGATATGAAGCAAGCTAAACAGGATGTACTAGATGCATTAAGCAATGTACCTTTGCCTCTCTATATATCCAAGCCAATCATTTCACAACTGAATACGTCTATGATTCCAATTACGAACATTGCCGTTACCTTTAATGAAGGATTGACTACAGAAAACTTGGATTTTGCACGTGAAGAACTTCAATCACGCTATCAAGAAATCAAAGGGGTTTCCAGTGTAGATGTATATGGCGTGACAGAATCCGTCATTTCGCTCAATATCGATGATGAGAAATTGGCTGAAAATCAAATTTCTCTTTAAGCCGTTTTAGGTATCCTCAATGGTCAAAATACGGCAGTAGCTGTTGGTGAAAAGATTATTGACGGAAAATCAAGCAATATAAAAGTAATCGGTGATTTAACAAGCATCGAAAAACTGAAAGGATTAACGATCGCACCAAATGTAACGCTTGGAGATATTGCAACGATTGAAGAAACAAAAGATGCGAATTTCATGAGCCGTTTCAATGGCAAAGATAGCATCGATATTAGCATCACAAAGGACAGTCAATCCAATGCGGTGACAATCAGCAAAGAAATTGAAAAAGTAACAAAGGAAATCAATGAAAAATACGATCAGCAGGAATCCGTTCTATACATTTCCTCCGCTGATTTGGTCGAAAATTCCGTTCACACGATGATAAAAGAGGTCCTTCTCGGAGCGCTATTTGCAACGATTGTCATTATGGTCTTCCTACGAAATATCCGCTCTACCTTTATTACGATCGTTTCAATTCCTTTATCACTTTGCTTCACACTATTCTTACTATCATGGTCTGGTGTGACATTGAATATTTTAACCCTTGGTGGTGTAGCGGTTGCAGTTGGGCGTTTAGTTGATGACAGTATTGTTGTCATTGAAAACATTTTCCGCAAAATGCAAACGGAGAAATTCTCTGTCCAAATGATTATTGACGCAACGAAGCAAGTGGGCGTCGCGATTACTGCTTCTACATTAACAACTGTTGCCGTTTTCTTACCCATGAGTTTATTGAATGGCGGACTTCAAGAATTCCTTTTACCGTTCGCTTTAACGGTTACCTATTCCTTACTTGCTTCTTTGCTCGTCGCATTGACGGTTGTTCCGTTATTAAGTGCGGGATTATTAAAGAATACAAAGATGCCCGTGCATAAACCAGCTGTTCGTTTTCCAAAAGTAGTTACCTGGTCTTTAAACCATAAATGGATT
Proteins encoded in this window:
- a CDS encoding methyl-accepting chemotaxis protein: MRIKTRLILVTSILVVSIMAIGGFSTWSVSKIVSKDEELNKLMEIKTITKQIQYRLAGLSNDERALLLTNDQSFSRQMEEKSKDIINEFDKLSDLTIISSEQKMINEMKKNYEEYWNQSQLVIQNSTINPKKSEEIHFGEERRIRKEVLDPSFESYTEQLDKKIKEASASLKSQSKLSQVILMAVSAAATGSGIILGVLLLQSILIPLRQLKDQMNEIAQGNGDLTKTIHVKNKDELGEVATSFNQFISSLRKMITQISSSSERVAASSEEFSASAEQSKLTSNQIAESIHDVSISMDNQSNILGESTIAIVQSLQRLESMTLYTAEVSEYTNEVSIQADNGEKSVEKMVSSMEVIHQSVDETDKNINSLAEDAVKIGEITTFINEIANQTNLLALNAAIEAARAGEHGKGFAVVAEEVRKLAEQSSGSTNEIRALITRIQETTNETVQTIKKVKINVGSGVQLTSATSVQFNEIIQSISHVSGKVQEIAAATEQLTADFTMVTQKYEMVSSLFKENSESTHEVAAATEEQLASMEEIQTVAQTLTTISDSLNELVRRFKI
- the thiD gene encoding bifunctional hydroxymethylpyrimidine kinase/phosphomethylpyrimidine kinase, producing MSISKACTIAGSAARGGAGIQADLKTFQELGVYGTSAITAFVATHPTTKQGIFTQPIEVIEAQLYTINEQVDIDALKTGMLFTKDIIELVANWLPTTSVKNIVVDPVMFGKVGPALMEQGAMDAMKTKLLPQAKIITPNMPEATYLLEGREITTLSDLQDAAHDLHELGPEYVLVKGGRLDGPAIDILYDGHRMIQLEAPRIETTHTNGAGCSYSAAITAGLAQGLTVQDAVLLAKKFVTSGIRRFIPFETVAGAIDHRAFKEVGEQGVVISELVSVK
- a CDS encoding methyl-accepting chemotaxis protein encodes the protein MNTKLKAVIDSIEFYQATYPEDACILIFDTERVVAYKRGKVVDLKIKIGETVEKHSKTTSIRALRSGKFLREERGPELFGFAYIASSLPIYDEGKLVGVVTGVISNEKTNNMRRVATELSSSVEEMTATTEELTVASTDVSKRLEELARFSDSMSNDIQQINSIVNVVRDIALKSKILGLNASIEAARSGEHGRGFAVVANEIQKMAQSSTESADNIAKQLEKIKESITYINGSTTQIAAFTEEYTASMHEMSDAYSGIHEIGQKLMELGQVKG
- a CDS encoding S-layer homology domain-containing protein; this encodes MRKSVLAGALSIAYLTTGFGFQVQAQGHIEVSSIVHEKQLFAATNTIQVQGISYQDLYKMFIISKLEFLEAGMTLIPNKSQNSFVVKIPLKTILQSYEDGTNLYTEGEDEFRKSYEEFNKLFGEAIQLKFIQAGQAFKAEIYASGKWEALSGQDLDEFFKVINRVDFDLKAGGYFTDTIGHWAESYVQLLYQVGIINGTSETTFNPNGQVTRGQLAAMIFRTTGLDVDADYEGPATYTDLHNFWGAKEVAILQEYGLIGIFKGDTFEPNKPVTREEMAYVTASLLVAKGYDAKLIGMNNTFVDQGQMQEDTVKPIGFLQQLGLIGGDGGKFNPKGNLTRAQFSKIMALVLSISEE
- the sstT gene encoding serine/threonine transporter SstT, translated to MKHLILKWNNVSLVKRILVGLIVGTILALTMPNAASGITIFGSLFVGALKAVAPILVLFLVMNAIAKHRSGHQTNMKSIIILYAISTFLAGLIAVVASFIFPITLTLTTGAEGVTPPEGILAVIETLLFNIVDNPVDALLNANYIGILTWAIVLGIALKNASESTKNTLDNFSDAVSQVVKWVINIAPIGIMGLVFDAIATNGLSTLLEYGKLIVILVGCMLFIAFVVNPIIVFIYIRKNPYPLVLKCLKESGITAFFTRSSAANIPVNMSLCEKLDLDEDTYSVSIPLGATINMAGAAVTIAVLTLATVHTLGIEVDMATALMLSILAAVSAAGASGVAGGSLLLIPLACNLFGIPNEIAMQVVGVGLIIGVIQDSCETALNSSSDVLFTATAEYAKNRKEGKEVIINS